In Dioscorea cayenensis subsp. rotundata cultivar TDr96_F1 unplaced genomic scaffold, TDr96_F1_v2_PseudoChromosome.rev07_lg8_w22 25.fasta BLBR01002211.1, whole genome shotgun sequence, the DNA window aaaaaaaaagctataAAAATTCACCAACTCCTAAACtaaaaaatcaatcattaatcaaacaaaaccctacCATCCATGTTCCTTTCACTCACCACCATTTGGTTGGTCCACAATCCTCATCATCCACTCCATTTCCCTTCATCTTTAAGTATTCACTCAAAACAAATAACCTTTAATTTCCTCCTCCCTCAAGCCACCACCACCTCCCAACTCAATCATATAAACCTTCATCTCCTTTCCCAACTCCCCCTactccccttcttcttcttcttcttcttcttcttcttcttcttcttctttttcttttccaaaaaatGAGGTCCAAAGTCCAAGCAAACCTAAACCTAAAACACATCCTCATAGGACTCTccctcatcttcctcctcctcctcatccttaGACCAAACCTCTCATCATCCTCTCCTCCTTCACCTCAAAACTTATCACCCTCTATTAAACCATTATCAACAAGTGatgaaaaacaacaagaaattaaaTCACCATCATCTTGCACAAAGATCCCAGCATCACTAGCAGACACAATAATCCACTACACAACCCAAAACATAACCCCACAACAAACCTTCAAAGAAGTATCAGTGACTGCAAGAGTCCTACAAAAGAAATCCCCATGCAACTTCCTAGTCTTTGGCCTTGGCCATGACAGTCTCATGTGGAGCGCTCTCAACCATGCCGGGCGTACAGTGTTCTTGGAAGAGGACCAGAACTGGATTGAAAGCATAACCAGCATATTCCCAAGCCTAGAAGCCTACCATGCAACGTACAACACTAAAGTTAGCCAAGCAGAAGAGCTCATGCAGCTTGGAAAGCAAGAAGAGTGTACTGTGGTTGGTGATCTGAGGTATTCTAAGTGTGCATTGGCGTTGAAGGAATTGCCAAGCTTGTTTTTATGAAGTTGAGTGGGATTTGATCATGGTCGATGCGCCGACCGGGTATATACCGGAGGCACCGGGGAGGATGGGAGCTATATATAGTGCTGGGATGGTGGCAAGAGGGAGAAAGGAAGGTGAGACTGATGTGTTTGTGCATGATGTTGATAGGATTGTGGAGGATAAGTTCTCTTCTGAGTTTCTTTGTGAGAGTTATTTGAAGGAGCAAGAAGGTAGGCTTAGGCATTTCACCATTCCTAGTCATAGGAGTGAGCTTGGTATGCCTTTTTGCCctaattagggttagggttacgGTTAGGGCTAGTGTTCTTCATTATCTttaatctctatttttttttaacttttttttatttgggatCATATTGATGTTatggagaggaagaggaagaggaagaggaggatggTTGGTGAAGTTGAattatttgtggtttttatttttattttatttttgggattttaaGATGAGAGGTGGTTATTCATTGGTTGGTACATGGAAATTACAcatttagaaatataaataatggaaaaaatatgtgtttttttaatgtaaattattTGTGTTGCTTTGCTTTTTCTATGGTTTTATGATGGGAGGTGGTTGTTCATTGGTTGGTGCACCAAAcaaatttagaaatataaataatggagtattttaattagtgtttgGTTTTAGAAATTTGGACATAAATTAAGCTTTACAATTTTGAGATCATGACCTGTCACAATTTcaagataaggaaaaataatatatatgtataaacttTAGCAAATAAAATCCCACTAATGTCGCTTGGATTGATTCCATTCATTTGAGTTGCTGAAGTGGGCTAACTTCCCCAATTAAGTTGACTTTTTCATTTCactaaatgagaaaataatatttttttctatttatttattgatttattttacttaataggcacttcaatatttttttatatgaaatcagAGTAAACTAAacatattaatgtttttcacTTCCTGCAAAATTACCCATGTggtgtaatttttctttttcacttctAATTAACTATTTCAAGAAATGAAACTTCTACTCATTAGCTTCATTATTCACTTTTGACATTTTCAATGAGATAAAGGGACCATCATTTCTAACTACTTTGAGATGAGAGTGGGCGCCGGTGTAAGCTGAGCCGGGTGGACCTGACCCGCCGTGTCGATTCATCGGCCCACCGACCCGGACCCGGGCCCAGTCGGGTGTAGAACCAGCCGGTCCAGGGATCCGAGGGAGCCGGGCCCAGAACCGGCCCGGCTTCAAGTTGGCCCGTGGACCGGGCCAACCCGAAGGGTTAGCTCGGAGGCCCGGCCCGGGTTAGCCCACCTCAttcaaaaaaagacaaaaactcagaaaaattcatcaaaaatttgtgaaaattcagaaaaaaattcaaaaaattttctagaaaaaaaatgaatcaattaagACCCCAAAAATGAAGATACGAGTTTCGAATAATAAGAGATGTCACATATATTACAgctaaatttcactaaaaatttttaaattacactcaaatttgaaaataaatgggaCTTTAGACTTGAATTCGTTTACATAGTCGAGATcaagttgcctacgtatcctccCCAGGTGTGAGGAGGAATTAAAAGCCTACGTGGATTACATACTACAGTGTAATCGGTCACCCACTTATTTAATCGGTACCATCTAGGTCTTGGTCGGACTCAATGACTGTCGAGCCaggtgtgctcatcatgttatctctgtagaagaaatcactagcatctGGACTTCCTTGTTACGCTTCTTGTTGCGAACTTGAGCACGCTTTCAGGTCGTCCAGTGCAgaacttgaatttcaatatttttgtagGGGTCGATTCGCGAGCGTGTCGAATCGACATGTTTCCACTTGCGCTAAAAAGTCGCGCTGCATAGCTATTGTAGTCTTTGTAGACATAGGACATGCAAAAATATCCTttaccattagtgaaagaatggGGTATGGATTTTCATTACCTTGCCACCCGAGTTTAGGGACGTTGAAAGTCATGTATACGTGTTGATTTCTTCGAGAGCCGGAAGGTAGTGTTTAAGTACAAGTCGAGCTCCGTATATTGTGAtccccttggtttcttcttttgCTTGCCTCTGCTAGGGAATGATTCTCCTCCACCCTACTGCTAGATTGTCCCTCTCGCCTCACAGTGTGATCTGTGGAACTATATGACTATATCTAGTCGATaactatcatataattcaacaagttgactcctagtatcaacaacaattttCATTGAAATCCACAATCTTTCGTCGTAGTCCGGTTCAGATTCTTGAGTATCTACGTCACTCATGGGCAGTGACTCATGGGGAACCGGGTTGGGAATCTTATCCTCCATTGAAtcctaagaatttgtaatatgtGTCCAAATATTCCTGCAGAACCTTCTAGCTTACGCCttggatcaagaacaaatgcaactaaagcaataggaggtatatttttttataataagacaaccatttaatttttcatagtGATCAGCGCACTAAACAATTGtggatctaatctaaacttccaaaattgTTCAACCACGTCCAACAAcaccatataaaaaaataaatgggaagtaggaaaaataaacttatgcgaaaaacaaattagtacatgtgttaaaaacACTCAAGCAAATCAATAATGCGACGATAATTACCCGATTatactcatataaacaaaaaccaactaaGGAATCATTAACAAAACTTAGTCGAC includes these proteins:
- the LOC120257588 gene encoding LOW QUALITY PROTEIN: glucuronoxylan 4-O-methyltransferase 3-like (The sequence of the model RefSeq protein was modified relative to this genomic sequence to represent the inferred CDS: deleted 1 base in 1 codon) yields the protein MRSKVQANLNLKHILIGLSLIFLLLLILRPNLSSSSPPSPQNLSPSIKPLSTSDEKQQEIKSPSSCTKIPASLADTIIHYTTQNITPQQTFKEVSVTARVLQKKSPCNFLVFGLGHDSLMWSALNHAGRTVFLEEDQNWIESITSIFPSLEAYHATYNTKVSQAEELMQLGKQEECTVVGDLRYSKCALALKELPACFYEVEWDLIMVDAPTGYIPEAPGRMGAIYSAGMVARGRKEGETDVFVHDVDRIVEDKFSSEFLCESYLKEQEGRLRHFTIPSHRSELGMPFCPN